The segment GTTAATATAAGGTTGTCAAGTCAcagcacatggcattgccagatacaaatgtagattatgtttttgtatattactaaaaaatcaatgacacatgctaactttccaaatgtggtgataaaataggcatattgcgaataaatattcatgaatttaaattctgatatttcaaatgaaattattaaaattagttTAATTAGGTGTgttcaagttgcctaattaaagaggaatgcatatatgatatctttaatcagtgattcattcatcaaattatattcatccctgtaattttcacacagttaATAAGTAGAAACACTACCTTGAATTAATGTGAcccgcgtgacattcgtaaagggtgattttccgcaaaatttgaatatcttctgaaaaggaaaattcagtaatcttTTTGGtgtctatgtgaagacttgatattcattatttggagtaaaactattgtgcaggcaaggagaaaaacaacaaaaacagtcaattttgtgactcgtgttaaatcgagggtgttttcaattcaccactgttgtctaatgccttgatgtcgaataaaaattaaagctattaagtgagcactatgctatagcaaatataattagtccaacacacagtaaataggtaggaacactatcttgattgacgtgactcgcgtgacgtgactcgcgtgacattcgtaaagggtgattttccgcaaaatttgaatatcttttgaaaaggaaaattcagtaatccttttggtatctatgtgaagacttgataattatttggagtaaaactattgaacaggcaaggagaaaaacccccaaaacagtcaattttgtgactctggtgacagtaaatcgagggtgttttcaattcaccactgttttctaatgccttgatgtcgataaaaaattgaagctatttaaCATAGCACAGCCTACTGTAAGTAGAAAACAAACAATCTGATATTAAAATAGGAAACTTTTTTTCAATAACACTATCCTTTATGACCAGGAAACTTAACACAATTGATGTGACAATATCGTTGTACTGTTTCACTGAACATGCAGTTACCGTCTAAGGGGTTCACCATGTTATCACGAGTACTATTCCAGAGGCATCTAGCCTACCCACTGTTGGCAAGACCACAGGTTTCATTTCTTTCGAGGGAAATCGAGGAAAGTACCATCATGCGTTGTCCATTCAACAGTTCATCCTTACAGGTAGATTTTaataaatgtcaatatttccattttggtttcgatgatagtCGTAACCTATTGTACATGCAGTCATGCAGATGGATGTGTGTAGATGTTTGTGTGGTGTGTgatgccttgcttgtaaacatcgTATCTCAAGAAGGGGAGCTTGGAACTTATATTTGGTGAGTAGGTGTACCACAATGAGTAGAAGAATTTGTTTATAGAGGAGGTCAAAGTCATTCTGGTCACCAAGGGGCCAAATAATTTatgtaatgtaaatgtaaataaaatcttatatagctcACTACttgcgatgcatctgtgcgctttacaatctagaaaatacaatgccataaaacattaaatagaaaaaacagtaaatacatataccatctacagaaatatacaggaatatgagatcgaaaaactattaaaagtactgGTGAAGcgtaaagcgataaaacagattgactacaaaatctacaatttgaatgctaaaaaatgataatttcaaTTGGAGTtagaacctaaaaaccaacacgacagaacaatataaaacagataaaacaggaatatgagatcgaaaaactattaaaagcactggtgaagcgtaaagcgataaaacatattgactacaaaatctacaatttgaatgctaaaaagtgaaaattccaattgaagttagaacctaaaaaccaacacgacagaacaacataaaatctaaaaaatccTAGAAACCATCTTTGTAGTACTCTTGAAAGAGATGCGTTTGCAGGTGTGACTTGAAGGAGGTGAAGTTCGTGATCATACGAATTCCTGGAGGCAGCTCGTTCCAAAGATCAGGTGCGGCGACCGAGAATGCTGTAGGGCGATAGTGCTTCTTGTTATTGGTGTTGCGCGGAACGAGAGTTAACGGCTTAGAGCGAAGGGCGCGTTTGGGTGTACCCGAGGTGTGATCAGCTCAGACAGGTATGACTGACTAGGAGAAAAGCCTTgtttttggttgaggtcaaaggtcatatggggtcaccaggggtcaaatcctgaaaaccttgcaaacacgatatctctagAAGGGATGCTTGAATCAATCCCTTATTTCGTGTAAAGGAGTACCGCATTTTAAAGTAGAAGAAGCCTATcgtttttttgtggaggtcaaaggtcatttgcagtcaccagatgtcaaatagtggaaaccttgttttataatctatTGATCTCCaaccgaccagcctattagGAAAACATTTGCAttacgcctcataagaataACTTGCAAAGTAAGATATGAATTAGTCTGCAATGAAGGTTAAAGAAGCTTGACTGTGCTTCATGTTGATCTGTTTACAGTCTCCAGAATATGAAAACTCACATGGACTTGTTACCAAAGAGGAGGCCGTAGAGTATCTCAAGACCGTCCTAGAAATACCGGAGCCTGTCACCATGAGAGAACAGAATGCCTACGACCTTCTCTGCGAGGTCCAAAGACGGACTAGATTGACGCAGCCTTTCAACAATGTAATTTATCTCCAAGAAGGTATTAAGGGTCCATCtcaacaagaaaacaaagacataatgaaaaagaaacaaggTGGGGGTTGCCTCTGTATCAACTCGTTCACCAGAGCCGTCCTCGAGGTTATGGGATACGAGGTCTACAATCCTGGAGCTTCTTTCCCAAAAGAGAGAACGAGCTTATACGAAACCCATCTTGGACTGGTTGCGAAAAATGTCACACACGAGGGCAGCCTTCACCTCGTAGAACCTGGTACGGTACGTCCCATCGTGGAACCCATCCCTCTGGACTTTCACAGGGTCTCACCTATCTACCGATTAATTACTTCGCAGGTCAGACTCTTCAAGGATTGTCCTACGGTAGTGAAGCTGTGCACACCCGTAGTAGTTCAAAGCGGTTTAAGAGAGGATGCTAATATATACATGGAAGAAGGACAGGCCTGGAGAGCGTTGATAACGTACCATTTGAACCAGCCGCCGAGTCTTGAGACCTATTATAAAATCTCGGCAATGCTTTCCAGTAATCCCGAGATTTTACCGGGTTTAATGCACGGTGTGTTCATCATGGGATTTTCAGGAAACTTGTGGACCGAGATTCGAGGGAACACTTTTATCCGGTACGACAAAGACGGAAGAAATATATACCGGAAAATGGAGAGCGATGGAGAAATTATAGATACTGCCAGGAAATATTTCCCACAGTATTCTGAATCAGACTTGAAGAGAGCCATTGATTGTTGTCGCAATTATAAAAATAGCAAATAGTTTCATAATGTTGTGATATTAAGATAAATGGCAAATGTCATGCCTTTAGGTAATGCCTTAGCTGTTATTATCTTTTCCACATGATTAGATTGACAAACTTGGCAACTCTGAAACTAATTCTGTTCATAAATGCAAGCTTCCTAATGAAGGAGAATGACGGAGAAGTTGACGACACCACAAGGAAACATTTCCCACAATATTCCGAATCAGAGTTACAGAATACTGTCGACTGCTGTAACAATGTTGCCAAGAGTCTGGTCGATGCGTAATCTTTAAATACCAAAAAATGGAGATTGACGGAGTTGTTATGGATAACGCAAGGAAACAATTCCCACAATATTCCGAATCAGAGTTAGAAGAATACTGTCGACTGCTGTAACAATGCTGCCAAGAGTCTGGTCGATGCGTAACCTTTTAATACCGAAAAATGGAGAATGACGGAGAAGTTGACGACACCACAAGGAAACATTTCCCACAATATTCCGAATCAGAGTTACAGAATACTGTCGACTGCTGTAACAATGTTGCCAAGAGTCTGGTCGATGCGTAATCTTTAAATACCAAAAAATGGAGATTGACGGAGTTGTTATGGATAACGCAAGGAAACAATTCCCACAATATTCCGAATCAGAGTTAGAAGAATACTGTCGACTGCTGTAACAATGCTGCCAAGAGTCTGGTCGATGTGTAATCTTTTAATACAGAAAAATGGAGATTGACGGAGTTGTTATCGATAACGCAAGGAAAC is part of the Apostichopus japonicus isolate 1M-3 chromosome 11, ASM3797524v1, whole genome shotgun sequence genome and harbors:
- the LOC139975667 gene encoding uncharacterized protein, coding for MLSRVLFQRHLAYPLLARPQVSFLSREIEESTIMRCPFNSSSLQSPEYENSHGLVTKEEAVEYLKTVLEIPEPVTMREQNAYDLLCEVQRRTRLTQPFNNVIYLQEGIKGPSQQENKDIMKKKQGGGCLCINSFTRAVLEVMGYEVYNPGASFPKERTSLYETHLGLVAKNVTHEGSLHLVEPGTVRPIVEPIPLDFHRVSPIYRLITSQVRLFKDCPTVVKLCTPVVVQSGLREDANIYMEEGQAWRALITYHLNQPPSLETYYKISAMLSSNPEILPGLMHGVFIMGFSGNLWTEIRGNTFIRYDKDGRNIYRKMESDGEIIDTARKYFPQYSESDLKRAIDCCRNYKNSK